TGTCTCTCAATTCCAACAATATGAGTACGGCGGAGCACAGAGCGTTCATGAAGCAGGTGCTTGACGAGAACGGAGCCGATGCGGACTGGACGGTGGTAACATTCCATCATTCAATCTACAGCACGGCCAGACACGAGTCGGACAATGATATTATCCAGAGGCGGGCAGAGCTCTCTCCGGTATTTACGGAACTGGGAATTGATGTGGTGCTGATGGGCCATGACCATGTC
This genomic window from Anaerotignum faecicola contains:
- a CDS encoding metallophosphoesterase; the protein is YLSPKELLSLPAAVNVGNHDAGSSAYSQHFQVPNVSSMGMTEKTGKFGGDYWYTYNNVLFMSLNSNNMSTAEHRAFMKQVLDENGADADWTVVTFHHSIYSTARHESDNDIIQRRAELSPVFTELGIDVVLMGHDHV